DNA from Lagenorhynchus albirostris chromosome 3, mLagAlb1.1, whole genome shotgun sequence:
gaaaggcTCCataacattggatttggcaatgatttcctggatatgacatcaaaagcacaatcaacaagagcaaaaataaacaaatgggactagaTCAACCTTAAAAATTTTTGTGAATAAAAGGACATAATCAGTAGAGTGAAGAAGcaaactacagaatgggagaagatacttgcaaatcatgtatctgataatagattcatatccagaatataaaaagaactcctacaactcaacaacaaaaaaatcaaataactcaatagaaaaacaggcaaaggacttgTACAAAATTCTCCAAAGAactggccaagaggcatatgaaaatgacactcaacatcactatcatcagagaaatgcaaatcaaaaccacaatgagatatcaccttacaccaatTAGGATGGCTACTAGTGTAAGTCATCCTGTTTTActatcaaaaaaaaccccccagaacaaacagaaaataacaagttttggtcaaaatgtggagaaattggaaccctcatgcactttTGGTGGGATTTACATAATATGATGCaaccactatgtaaaacagtatagcatttcctcagaaaattaaaaatagaactaccatatgatccagtagtcccacttctgggaatttatccaaaagaactgaaagcaaagcctcaaagagatatctgtacacccatgttcatagcagcactattcacaatagccaagaggtgaagtaacccaaatatccatcgatagatgaatggatacaaaatgtggtatatacaaacaatggaatattatttagacaaaatagaaggaaattgtgtcacatgctacaacatgggtgaactttaaggacataatgctaagtgaaataagccagtcacaaaaagataaatactatatgattccacttgcATGATAAATTTAGAGTagtcaaatacaaagaaatagaaagtagagtggtggttaccaggagctaGTGAGAAGGGGGGAATAGGGGAGTCATTGTTTATAAggtatagtttcagtttttcaagatgaaaaatttctggaaatgTTTCACACAATGTGAACATACTTAACAATACTGaactaaacacttaaaaaatggttaagacggtaaattttatattatgtgtttttcaccataataaaaaaatgtacatcCTCACAATAAAGTACCTTGCAGCTGTAAAAGGGAACAGAAAATGTCACTATATACTGCTATGGACTGACCTCCAGGATGTACACTTCAGTGAAAAGTACAAGCTGGAGAAGTAGGTACAGTATTCTACCTTTAAATATGGggagtgtggggcttccctggtggcgcagtggttgagagtccgcctgccgatgcagggcacacgggttcgtgccccggtctgggaggatcccacatgccacggagcagctaggcccgtgagccatggccgctgagcctgcgcgtctggagcctgtgctccgcaatgggagaggccacagcagtgagaggcccgcgtaccacaaaaaaaaaaaaaaaaaaaaaaaattggggagtGTGCATGCaaatatatttctctgttttttttaaatgacgaataaaactaagaaaaattcttaatggagaagggaagaaaagggtgGCAGGGTCAGGAATATAAGTTAGACTTCTCTGAATGAACCTTGCTTTGTAGATTTGATTCTGGACCATGTGAATGTTTCACATAATTATAAAACgagatttaaaaagttttaaaagccactccctaggacttccctggtggggcagtggttaggaatcctcctgccaatgcaggggacacaggttagagccctggtccgggaagatcccacatgccgtggagcaattaagcctgggcaccacaactactgaacctgtgctctagagcccgcgagccacaactactgaagcccacgcgcctagagcccgtgctccgaaacaagagaagacactgcagtgaaaagcccgcgcaccacaacaaagagtagcccccgctcactgcaactagaaaaagcctgcacacagtaaccaagacccaacgcagccaaaaataaataaataaataaataaaaaagccacTCTCTAAAAATAGAGAGCAAAATGGAACACATGTACCTTTTTAAATTAGGGGGAATCCACTTGAAAAGAGACCAAAACATATTAACCAAATGCCAAATACACACCTTGCTGGATTTTGTCTCAaacctaaaaaattttttttaacaatctggGAAATCTAATAGATATTATTAGAGAGTATGATTTAGGACATgatccatttctaattttgttgtgttttgaaaaagagaacagaacCCGTGTTTTAGAAACGTGAAAATATAACATAGATGAAATGATGTATTAGGATGAAATATGTtgggatttgtttcaaaataaccTGGGAGACTGTAGGTAGAAAGAGACTAGGGGAAAGGGTagatgaaataaaaagtttttaattgttcAAGTAGGTGATAATACAGGGAGACTCATTATACCACCTTCTATTTTCCACTGATACAgtaattttttcccctaattcTGTGGTTCATTAATTTCTTAGTTGTCTCTTAGTTGATTATCATGGAATGTAAAACAATTATGATTTATTCAAAAACACACCTAAAAACAAAGTATAGAATATATTACCTTTGTAAAAGTGACAGGGATGCTGGCATCTAACTGAATGTGATCTGCAACCTCTGtaaactgctgctgctgcttttgcaATGTTTCCAGTAACCTTGTAATTTCTTGTTTTGCTAAGACAACTCTACAATCATCCTAGAAAAGAGATGATATTTcttataaactttttaaagaaacaacgAAAACAGAGATATCACTAAAACTCAAGAAAAGCTCATTTAACATTACAGTATTGAAAGTTAACTTACGTATAAATTTGACTAAGTTAACAATAATCAggcattaataaataatttaagagCCCATCAATAGAAGAATAGATAAAGTATGGTATATTCACAAATGCAACACAACCAAAATGCATGGTTGAATGAACTACAGGTTCATTCAGGTAAGAATGAACTACAATTACATGTGATGATATGAATTTCACAAACATACGGTAAGGGAAGAAATGACATGAAGAGTTTGTACTGCATGATTCCCACTTTTATTAATTACCAAAACAGGCCAAAACAAGGTATACATTAGAAATCAGGATAGCAGTTTATCCTTAGGAGGAAAGGCGCATAGTTACTAGAAGAGAGTCTGAGGGGCTTCTGGGGTTGGTAATGTTCTGTTACTTGATCTGGATGCTCGTTACACAGTAATGTCCAGTCTGAAAATTCAGCAAGCTGAACACTTATGCACAtacttctgtatatatatattgtactcctataaatagttttttaaataatttaagatatACAtgtattggtttaaaaaaaaaagactaaaggtCAAACTGTGATGTCTCCCTCTCACTTTAGATTCCCAGGCCCTCTCCTCAAAGCTAAGCACTTTTCAGTTTCTCAAATATTATTCCAGAGATATTCTATACATATACCAATGTATTCTTCATAAGACAGAGATCTCCCAACAATATTTAAGCTCCATGAGAGAAGCGGTGTTGTCAGTTTTTGCTCACAGTTGCATATTCAAATTAGGTGATAGCAATTTGGTTGTTCCAATTGCCAGAACAAAAACTTTGAGTCATTCTTGCCTTCTCCTCCCTTATTCCCACATATAATTTGTCAACAAATCCTACTGGATATCCAAAATTTGGGTACTTCTAGCCCTCACGATCCAAGCTACTATCCTCTCTCACTTGGAATTCTACAACAGTCTTCTAACCATTGagctccttccttccatctttgccCTCCTTCAATCTGTTTTTTACACATCAGCCAGATCCTTTTAAGTAAGATCAAATCATTCTTGCGCTCAAAACCCCACAATGGTTTCCCCAATTCAATCAGTAAAAACTGAAGTCCTTCCAATGGCCCACAAGGCCCTCCTTACATATAATTCCCTATTATCTCTAATTTCAGCTCCTATTACTCTCTCCATCGCTTACTCTATTCCAGCAACAGTGCCCTCTTTTGCCGTTCCTCAAATACACCAGGCATGTCACCCTAGGGTTTTTGCTCTAACCAGTTCCTCAGCTGAAATCTTCTTCATTAAGGTGTGAGCTAGTTCCCCTCACCTTCTTCCCCTTTGAGTCTCTGTTCAAATCTCACCTTCTCTCAGTGATGCTTAccctatttaaaaatacaatctgCTGTACcctcatactttttctttttcccttagcTCTTATCACTTTttaacatactatataatttacttattagaTATGGTTATGGCTTATTGTCTGCCTTCTCCTTGTTAGGATGCTAATTCCACAAGATTATGGCTTTTTGCTTGCTTTGTTTACTGACATATTCCATGTACCTAGAATATacatggcacacagtaggcacacaACAAATATTTGCCTAATAAACAAATCCTAACCATTCAGTATTATGCCTTGAATGGCATTCAGTATTATGCCTATGCATCAATTTTTTCTGGAGGGGAGGGATGATTTTGTTCTCAAAATTGGTAATATATATGTGATGttccatccattcctctgttcagTTATCTCTGTGGCAGGAACTTTTAAGAATATTGATTGAGATTACGGTTCTCTGTCTATAAATCAGAACAAAACTAATAGGTCCATATGAAGAATGAATCTAAGACCCCAATTTCATCTGCGTTAACACAGTGAGATAATACCATGTCATTAACAATTATCAGTCACTTTGACAAAATGCTTCAAAAACTCTAAAATACTTCTAAATACTTCAGTTAACTATgagctttctttttaataaaataaatataaaaatactgtgAAGTATTCACTTAAGTATGATTTAGGACATGATCCATTTCTAATTTTGCTGTGTAGCTTGAGCTGAACAAGTATTTATTAGGCTCTTTGTATCTCTAAATTCTTTGTATCTGGATAGATACATCCAGAAGGACAAATGTGCATATTGTATCATTAGGTTCAAATCAGGAGATAAAAACCACAATAGTcatatgaatagaaaaaaattaatatgaagaACTGTTAACTAGGTGTAGTTATTAAGTAGGCAACTGAAAGGGTAAAAAGAACTCTGAGGCATCATGGAGCAAACAACTGTCGGAAACAGCTACCACCCTCAGGGCTGGGAGAATAAAGGAGAGATGCTAgaattattaaaacttaaaaacttaTAGGAGGGATCTCATGGAGCTGAAATTCAGATCTCTAAGGAAAGTGGTCTCGTAGTATGAGCAGTGTCATTCACAGGAACCCCAAGCAAATGGGAACGCACAGGAAACCACCTCCACCTTTCAGCTTCCTTCTACTGTCCCCTATTGGCAGAGCCTAAAATCGCATGGAGGCAGCTGGCAGAGCTGGTATGTGGTTTGCAGAGTTCCAGTATCAGCATCACAAAGCAGAGGACAGAACAGGACTGGAGCTCAAAGACAACTTAATAAATGGCATAAACATCAATTATTACAATTCAATGTGATAAGGACTAAAGGACTCAAGACTGATGTGGTTACAGCCTGGCCACATTCATTTAAGTCTAATCagatatttaagagaaaaagttCTACAACAGTAAAAAGTTTAGCTCTATGATGATTTGATATCAACACAATCATTAGCAATATAGCAAAAGATGAGAGTGACTGAAGCTTATCAGGAATTCCTAGGGCAATAATTAGCCTTAAATTGCACATTCATGAAGGCAGATCCAAAACAGTAATGAGTTAAGACTGGCATTTTTGTTAGAATAAccttaaatctattttaaaagcaCATTATCTGCAAACTGGGTAACACATTGCTTATGATACGTCAACCATGAAAAAACACAGGTTTTCTGTGACATCAAAGTTAAGAACCAATAAATTAGAGCAGAGATAGGGAGTACATGCTAGAGAGgcaccccacctccaccaccaaaaacaaaaacaaaaagagcaagGAAGGGTAAGTAGCTTCAAAGAACAGCAAACATTTGAAGAAGGATTTCCAATATCAGAAAAGGGAGACATAAGCCCATCAAGCAGAAAGAATAGTATATGCTTGGCAAAGAAGGGTTAAAGGGCTTGGGATGACTGAAGAATGACAGGAAGTTAGAGGGGTTCTAGAACCTATGGTTTTATGGTGGGGAAGACACATGAAAGAGAGGACACTGATGTGGTTGAGTGGAGCAATTTGAGGTTAGAGACCATGTCCTAAGCACAATGTTAATGCCCACAGTAACACAgagtaataatataaaaatatttattaaattaataaaatagactAGTGTGTACCTCTGGTAATGATATACTTAAGCTTACAAATTCTCCTTCTTAAACTATGTCCTAATCATGTTTAAACCACATACCTGTTGCAAAGTCTTTTCACAATGGAGACAGGCTGTTGAAACCTGGGATAACAAAATAGTCATATCTTCTTGCTGCTGTCTGAGCCAAATCAGTTTTTCTCGAACATGAGCATCAACAACACTTAGAGCCATTTCTTCTTGACGACACAGAGTTTCATGTAGATCAGAAAAATAAGCTCGGACACATGACCGGGCATTCTCCGCAGTACCTGGTACCTaaggcaataaaaataagttttaaacaaCTGTAACCTTAACGAAGATTTTATatgtgaaataatgaaaatttaaatacaatctATATCCTTAAAATCCCAAAATGTTTATCTCCACACTAAATTTTTCCCCTTAACCACAGCCTTTGGATATACAACTGTTTAAATGATATTTCAAGCAACAAGGAATACCTAATCTCCAGTCTCTCCCAACCCTGAACCTAGTTTCCTCCATCTCAATAAATAGCAACTCCATCTTCCAGGTtattcaagttaaaaaaattggAGTCACCCTTAACACTTCTCTTTCGTATCTCACAATAGTTTCTCAACAAATTCTGCtgacttaaaaatatatctagaatctGATCATGCCTCACCACCTTCACCTCTGCCAACCTGATTGAAGCCATTATCATCTCTCACCTGATTATTATAATAGCCTCCTAATTGGGCTCACTAGATTTACCTCTGCTGCCTATAATGTATTCTCCACCCAGAAGCCAGACTgatcctttttaaatgttaagtcaGAATGATAATTATTCTTTTGCTCAAaactctccagtggcttcccactcAGAGTAAATGCCAAAGTCCTTTATAGGGGATGTTCAACGACAGACTCCCTGGGAAAGAGACATCTGAGCTAAGACCTGAAAGAGGTAAGAGAGGGAACTATGTGAATATCTTCAAGGGCATTCCTGGAAGAAAGTAAAGCAACTGCCTTTAAGGTCCTTTCTGACCTCAACTCCTGCTATGCTCCCCATCAATCATTCTAATTTATCTAACTCAACCTCCTCAAAGTTTCTTAAGCACACGAGGCACACTCCAACTTCAGGGCCTCTGTacttgctcttctctctgcctagaatgctcttcccccaaatATTAGCATGGTTCCCTTTCTCATCTCCTTTAGGTCTCTGCTTAATGCCCCTTCTCAGAGAGCCTGTCCTCAAACACCCCATATAAAAGTGCATTCCCCCTTTcccttatttttctccaaagtATCTAATAACATACTTCTGTATTTTACTTATGTACTGTCCCTCTCCCCACATTAGAATGTAAACTTTGCAAAAGCAGGTATTTTTGACTTCAACAGTGTCTAGCACTTTggatgtgttcaataaatatttgctgagggaataaataaaatatttccactgTAGCACAAAAATGTCCAATAGAATTTTAGGTGATGATAGACATATTCTATATCTGTGCTGACTAATACGGTAGCCACCAGCTACATGCATGTAAAATgtacttgaaatgtagctagtgaGACTGAGGAAGtaaattctgtattttcttgaactgttaaataatttaaacttaaatagccaCATGGCTACTATATTTGACAGAGAGCAGTTCTAGCATTACTCCCCAATGACTTAGCTTAACTTTGtttctttacaaaagaaaaacactacaTTGTGTCTGTCCCTGTACTTTATATTCCCATCTGAAAATATCCCTTTCTCCtctataattcaattttaaaatgcaattaccACTACCACCTaagttccttccttctctccacagCCAAACTTCTTAAAAGTTAGACACACTTCCTAACACCCACTGACTCTTCATTTTACCGAAGGGTATCTCCTTTTATCTCACAGAAATAACAAATTCAACATCCAAATTAAACTTATCACCTTGGTCCCATTATCCCCTCCCaaattcttcttccttccccatTAGAGCACAATATCACCATCCACCAGGTTGGGCAAGGTAGAAATCTAGGCATTATGCCTGACCCTGCAAAGTACCTATCCAATCAATATTATCAATGAATCACTAATATTATCAGTAAATCACTATTCTACTTCTTTAAAATCTCAAATCCATGTACTCCTCTCCACTCTCACTACTCCAGTATTATGGGCCATAAACATTTCTCAAGTAGATAATTTCAGCAACCTCACAATAGGTCTCCTTGCTTCCAATCTTGTTGCTCCTccaattcattttttatattaaagagCAACCTTTCTTAATGCAAACCTGATTATGTTATTCCTATGCCAATTCTTCAACAGCTCATCACTGCCTGtaagataaagtccaaactctttaACATGTCTAACAAGATGCTGCAGGATTTGGCCCTTAACTCTCCAACATCTTTTCTTGCCATGCCCCACCCCAATGCTCAAAGCTTCAACCATAGTGAACTTAGTTAAGTTTCTACAATATGTCCAATTCTCACTTCCATGTATTTTAACATATGCTTCCCTCTCTGGAACaactcactccccaccccactcttCTCCCTGACTAAATTCCTTCAAATCTCAGTTTAGACATCACATCTTCTAGAAAGCCTTCTACGAGTTACCCAAATTATTGCTGTTTTTATGCACACTGCCAGGGCATCCTGTACTTCCCCCACAAAGTAACAGTTACCACAGTTGAAACTGGCTCTCTTCCATGATGGATTATAAATTTCCATAAAgacaaagactttttaaaaaacttatttccaGTGACCAGTGCAGTACTAGCACAATATAATTGCTCAATAAATCCTACAAGGTGAAAAAGTGACAAGGAAAAGggtgaggaagaaaaaaacccatacaTGTTCTGTGTGGGCCATTCCAATTCCATCTTCCACTATTTGTTCTCCTCCTTCAATGTGCTGAACGATTCCAACTAATTTTCTGGAATAATCTGAGATTTCCTCAGTGAAGGTCCGTATGCAATGAGCCATATCTAAAATTGATGCTCGGATCTGGTTAGCTTCTGGTTCCAATACTGAATGCTATAAGATGCAACATAATTATAGAAAAGAACTCACAGTATTGACTAATGATATAAAATGCTACTTAAATGGCTCCTATTAATAAAAAACCATCAGCCGCAAGAGGCTTTTATAACACATTTACAAAAAACAGcataaaaaatactaatttgccTTTGCCCCAAAACTATTTAcctttcaaagaaataatttaaaattaggaAGTCAATTTATTGCTAAACAAGAATCCAAGAAACCCTCTCTAAAATTTTACCACAAGCATTAGTTCATCAACAGACATAATTATTATCAAGATAATCCAGTGCATTACAAAAACAGGCACACAAAGAAAAGAACTTTTGTTTCATGCTGGAAAGCCATTTTTCAATGAAGAAAGAATCATGAGGACTCTGAAATTTTTGTtataatattcagaaaataaatctctcatttcttttcatgctaCCAAGCTCAACTCATTCATCATTTAGCTCTTCTTTGATCTCTACTCTTAGCATAAAAAACCAAGTCAGTGGTTGGGCTGGTGAACTAGGTAGTCATCCAGTTTAACTATATTCATACCTTGTGACCTTGGTGTTTTCCATATTCTTTGCAGACACAGCACATGAGTGGGCTAGTTTGACAGCCATCTTCCAAGCAAACAAACTCAATGGCATGCACCTGATGCTGAGAGCACATGGTTTTCTCATGAGGTTTATCAGCTAGAGGCACTCTCCTGTGCTTTGCTAATGTCTTTGTTGAATGGGTAACTTGGGAACACTCTGAGCACAAGTGAGTTGCACATACAGTGCAATATACAGATGCAACGTGAGCTTCATCTTCATCACAACGAATGATGCTCTGATGAACAAAAAAGTAACGTATTAAAACTGAACCCCTTTACCAAACAGAAaatgactcacagacatagaaaacaaacttatggttaccaaaggggatagatagcaagggagggggaggaggaataaattaggagtttgggattaacaaatacacactactatatataaaacaggtaaacaacaaggacctactgtacagcacagggaactatactcaatatcttgtaatacctataaaggaaaagaatctgaaaaagaatatatgtatcatgtatatgaatatatgtatcatggttcaggtgtacagcaaccgAATCAtattgctgtacacttgaaactaacatagcactgtaaattaactatacttcaatttaaaaaaattttaaaaactcaacctCAGTCATCATAACATGCCAAATTttgagagattggttcaagatggtggagtagaaggacatgcgctcactccctcctgtgagagcaccggaatcacaactaactgctgaacaatcatcgacaggaagacactggaactcaccagagaacataccccacatccaaagacaaaggagaaactgcagtgagacagtaggagggcgcaatcacaataaaatcaaatcccataaccgctagGTGAGAaaatcacaaactggagaacacttacaccacagaagtccacccagtggagtgaaggttctcagccccacgtcaggcttcccagcctggggggcTGGAAGTAGGAAAAGTAATCCCCAGAGAACTGGACTTTGAAGGACagcaggatttgactgcaagACTtagacaggactgggggaaacagaggctccactcttggagggcacacacaaagtagtctgtgcaccaggacccagggggaaggagcagtgaccccacaggagactgaaccagacctacctgctagtgttggagggtctcctgcagagttgGGGGCAGCTAAGGCTCACCTtcaggacaaggacactggcagcagaagttctgggaagtactcactGGCACAAGCCCTCCCAGaatccgccattagccccaccaaagagcctgcaggctccagtgctgggtcgcctcaggccaaacaaccaacagggagagaacacAGACCCACCCagcagcagacaagcagattaaagttttactgagctctgcccaccagagcaacaccgagctctacccaccaccagtccctcccatcaggaaacttgtacaagcctcttagatagcctcatccaccagagggcagacagcagaagcaagaagaactacaaccctgcagcctgtgaaacaaacaccacattcacagaaagatagacaagatgaaaaggcagagggctacgtaccagatgaaggaacaagataaaatcgcagaaaaacaactaaaggaagtggagataggcaaccttccagaagaagaattcagaataatgatagtgaagatgatccaggacctcggaaaaagaatggaagcaaagatcaagaaggtgcaagaaatgtttaataaagacctagaagaattaaagaacaaacaaacagatgaacaatacaataactgaaatgaaaactacactagaaggaatcaacagcagaataactgaggcagaagaacagttaagtgacctggaagagaaaatggtggaaatcactgctgcagaacagaataaagaaaaaagaatgaaaagaaatgaagacagcctaagagaccgctggaacaacattaaatgcaccaacattcacattataggggttccataaggagaacagagagagaaaggacctgagaaaatatttgaagagattatagttgaaaaattccctaacatgggaaaggaaatagccacccaagtccaggaagcgcaaggagtcccaggcaggataaaccgaaggaaaaacacacccagacacatagtaatcaaattgacaaaaattaaagacaaagaaaaattattaaaagcaacaagggaaaaacaaaaaataacatataagggaactccccgtaaggttaaccactgatttatcagcagaaacgcagcaaaccagaagggagtggtacaatacacttaaagtgatgaaaggaaggaagctgcaaccaagaatactctaccctgtaaggatctcattcagatttgatggagaaatcaaaagctttacagacaagcaaaagctaagaggattcagcaccaccaaaccagctctacaacaaatgccaaaggaacttctctaagcgggaaacacaagagaagaaaaggacctaaaaaaacaaacccaaaacaattaagaaaatggtcataggaacatacatatcgataattaccttaaaagtgaatggattaaatgctctaaccaaaagacacaggcttgctgaatggatacaaaaacaagacccatatatatgctgtctacaagagacccacttcagacctagggacacatacagacagaaagtgaggggatggaaaaaatagtccatgcaaatggaaataaaaagaaagctggagtagcaatactcatatcagataaaatagactttaaaataaaggatgttacaagagacaaggaaggacactacataatgatcaagggatcaatctaaaaggaagatataacaattataaacatatacgcacccaacataggagcacctcaatacataaggcaaatgctaacagctataaaaggggaaatcaacagtaacacaataatagtggggttctttaacacctcacttacaccaatggacagaaattccagacagaaaattaataaggaaacacatgctttaaatgacacaataaaccagatagatttaattgatatttataggacattccatctgaaagcagcagattacactttcctctcaagtgcacatggaacattctccaggatagatcacatcttgggtcacaaatcaagccctggtaaatataagaaacttgaaatcatatcaagcatcttttctgaccacaatgctatgagattagaaatcaattacagggaaaaaatgtgaaaaacacaaacaagtggagggtaaacaatatgttacaaaataaccaagagatcactgaagaaatcaaagaggaaatcaaaaaatacctagagacaccactgtaaagcaattatactccaataaagatgttaaaaaataaatacctagaaacaaatgacaaagaaaacacccaaaacctatggaatgcagcaaaagagttctaagagggaagtttatcgcaatacaatcctacctcaagaaacaagaaacatctcaaataaacaacctaaacttacacctaaagcaattagataaagaagaacaaaaaaaacccaaagtcagcagaaggaaagaatcataaacatctgagcagaaataaatgaaatagaaacaaagaaaacaatagcaaagatcaataaaactaaaaactggttctttgagaaataaacataattgataaacctttacctggactcatcaagaaaaagagagagaggactcaaatc
Protein-coding regions in this window:
- the TRIM23 gene encoding E3 ubiquitin-protein ligase TRIM23 isoform X2, which encodes MAALVVNKPGAGLDSGRQGSRGTAVVKVLECGVCEDVFSLQGDKVPRLLLCGHTVCHDCLTRLPLHGRAIRCPFDRQVTDLGDSGVWGLKKNFALLELLERLQNGHIGQYGAAEEAIGISGESIIRCDEDEAHVASVYCTVCATHLCSECSQVTHSTKTLAKHRRVPLADKPHEKTMCSQHQVHAIEFVCLEDGCQTSPLMCCVCKEYGKHQGHKHSVLEPEANQIRASILDMAHCIRTFTEEISDYSRKLVGIVQHIEGGEQIVEDGIGMAHTEHVPGTAENARSCVRAYFSDLHETLCRQEEMALSVVDAHVREKLIWLRQQQEDMTILLSQVSTACLHCEKTLQQDDCRVVLAKQEITRLLETLQKQQQQFTEVADHIQLDASIPVTFTKDNRVHIGPKMEIRVVTLGLDGAGKTTILFKLKQDEFMQPIPTIAVVFVVDSSHRDRVSEAHSELAKLLTEKELRDALLLIFANKQDVAGALSVEEITELLSLHKLCCGRSWYIQGCDARSGMGLYEGLDWLSRQLVAAGVLDVA